One genomic region from Onychostoma macrolepis isolate SWU-2019 chromosome 23, ASM1243209v1, whole genome shotgun sequence encodes:
- the LOC131532637 gene encoding protein FAM13A-like isoform X1 yields the protein MGVIGVLSVCVETPKAVFGVPLISLRKRGQMRQGLPLVLTHIVEFVDKHGLSETGLFRVGGSLKRCKELRKSFDEGGFPEFDSRDVLTSASLLKVFIRELPGGLIPEPHRTQLLKVFRDSKKEELNQAVRTVLNSLPEEHFNVLCYLMFFLSRVAAESHLNLMTSENLSIVFGPNIFHVPFSPTMVKEQEQCNTLIKHLQGNLIHLLPNMYPHACTSNTAERDWTNEECVPQLPLTEIKLELPKIGKRGRLRKRLRGFWRKLCSCTYSNDIERSIQE from the exons ATGGGAGTGATTGGTGTTTTATCAGTGTGT GTGGAAACACCAAAAGCCGTGTTCGGTGTGCCCCTCATCAGCCTGAGGAAGAGAGGACAGATGAGGCAGGGTCTTCCTCTGGTGCTCACACACATAGTGGAGTTTGTGGACAAGCACG gtCTCAGTGAGACTGGCCTGTTCAGAGTTGGAGGGTCATTGAAACGCTGCAAGGAACTGAGAAAAAGTTTTGATGAAGGAGGCTTTCCAGAGTTTGACAGTAGGGATGTTCTTACTTCGGCCTCCTTATTGAAAGTTTTCATCAGGGAATTGCCTGGTGGACTTATTCCAGAGCCACACAGGACACAACTGCTGAAGGTGTTCAGGG ATTCAAAAAAGGAAGAACTGAATCAGGCTGTGAGGACTGTGCTGAACAGTCTTCCAGAGGAACATTTTAATGTCCTCTGCTACTTAATGTTTTTTCTGTCCCGTGTTGCTGCTGAGAGTCATCTGAATCTTATGACATCTGAGAACTTGTCAATAGTTTTTGGACCCAACATCTTTCa CGTTCCTTTCAGCCCCACCATGGTTAAGGAACAGGAGCAGTGTAACACTTTGATTAAGCACCTGCAGGGCAACCTGATCCATCTGCTGCCAAACATGTACCCTCATGCATGCACCAGCAACACAGCA GAAAGGGACTGGACTAATGAAGAGTGTGTCCCCCAGCTGCCACTCACAGAGATTAA ATTAGAGCTGCCTAAAATTGGAAAACGTGGGCGATTGAGAAAAAGATTAAGAGGTTTTTGGAGAAAGCTTTGCTCATGCACTTACAG CAATGACATTGAGAGGTCTATTCAGGAGTAG
- the LOC131532637 gene encoding protein FAM13A-like isoform X2, which yields MRQGLPLVLTHIVEFVDKHGLSETGLFRVGGSLKRCKELRKSFDEGGFPEFDSRDVLTSASLLKVFIRELPGGLIPEPHRTQLLKVFRDSKKEELNQAVRTVLNSLPEEHFNVLCYLMFFLSRVAAESHLNLMTSENLSIVFGPNIFHVPFSPTMVKEQEQCNTLIKHLQGNLIHLLPNMYPHACTSNTAERDWTNEECVPQLPLTEIKLELPKIGKRGRLRKRLRGFWRKLCSCTYSNDIERSIQE from the exons ATGAGGCAGGGTCTTCCTCTGGTGCTCACACACATAGTGGAGTTTGTGGACAAGCACG gtCTCAGTGAGACTGGCCTGTTCAGAGTTGGAGGGTCATTGAAACGCTGCAAGGAACTGAGAAAAAGTTTTGATGAAGGAGGCTTTCCAGAGTTTGACAGTAGGGATGTTCTTACTTCGGCCTCCTTATTGAAAGTTTTCATCAGGGAATTGCCTGGTGGACTTATTCCAGAGCCACACAGGACACAACTGCTGAAGGTGTTCAGGG ATTCAAAAAAGGAAGAACTGAATCAGGCTGTGAGGACTGTGCTGAACAGTCTTCCAGAGGAACATTTTAATGTCCTCTGCTACTTAATGTTTTTTCTGTCCCGTGTTGCTGCTGAGAGTCATCTGAATCTTATGACATCTGAGAACTTGTCAATAGTTTTTGGACCCAACATCTTTCa CGTTCCTTTCAGCCCCACCATGGTTAAGGAACAGGAGCAGTGTAACACTTTGATTAAGCACCTGCAGGGCAACCTGATCCATCTGCTGCCAAACATGTACCCTCATGCATGCACCAGCAACACAGCA GAAAGGGACTGGACTAATGAAGAGTGTGTCCCCCAGCTGCCACTCACAGAGATTAA ATTAGAGCTGCCTAAAATTGGAAAACGTGGGCGATTGAGAAAAAGATTAAGAGGTTTTTGGAGAAAGCTTTGCTCATGCACTTACAG CAATGACATTGAGAGGTCTATTCAGGAGTAG